Proteins from one Impatiens glandulifera chromosome 2, dImpGla2.1, whole genome shotgun sequence genomic window:
- the LOC124923643 gene encoding UPF0057 membrane protein At2g24040-like, translating to MASRCAMLCEILLAVFLPPIGVCLRHGCCSAEFFICLILTILGYIPGIIYALYAILCVEHDDVSRGDNYSTLA from the exons ATGGCTTCACGATGCGCGATGCTATGCGAGATTCTGTTAGCCGTGTTTCTTCCTCCAATTGGAGTTTGCCTTAGGCATGGTTGCTGCAGC GCTGAATTCTTCATCTGCCTGATCTTGACGATCTTAGGTTATATTCCTGGAATTATTTATGCTTTGTACGCGATTCTCTGTGTGGAGCATGATGATGTGTCCCGCGGAGATAACTACAGCACACTCGCGTAA
- the LOC124923644 gene encoding UPF0057 membrane protein At2g24040-like, with protein MASRCAILCEILLAVFLPPIGVCFRHGCCSVEFFICLILTILGYIPGIIYALYAILCVEHDMYRGDYYRPLA; from the exons ATGGCGTCACGATGTGCGATCCTATGTGAGATTCTATTAGCCGTGTTTCTTCCTCCAATTGGAGTTTGCTTTAGGCATGGTTGCTGCAGC GTTGAATTCTTCATCTGCTTGATCTTGACGATCTTAGGTTATATTCCTGGAATTATTTATGCTTTGTACGCGATTCTCTGTGTGGAGCATGATATGTACCGCGGAGATTACTATCGCCCACTCGCGTAA
- the LOC124924738 gene encoding ring-infected erythrocyte surface antigen-like: MEESSTEKRLYSGDDFEQIDNSFDDLFEVVTKGGRKRKRKDEAELDEDVDEDQDEEPTTVQPSKRKMKLEYDVAPIKAANIHRRQPPLFSNHVTNHTAIVTAKLDEKTYQENEKVNDMDDDNVDSNIGVILQDIVENNIEKKDLIENIVEEEDIEKDPIENIIEEEDIEKDPIENIFEKENIEKDPIENIVEEEDIEKDPIENVVEEEDIENVNENEEVEKKEEVEYVEKVNGNEEVEKKKEVEKKKEGSDE; the protein is encoded by the exons atggaagagtcctccacgGAGAAGAGATTGTATAGTGGGGAtgattttgaacaaattgacaaTTCATTCGATGATTTGTTTGAAGTAGTTACTAAAGGggggagaaagagaaagaggaaGGATGAAGCAGAATTagatgaagatgttgatgaagatcAAGATGAAGAACCTACTACTGTCCAACCTTCTAAGAGGAAGATGAAACTTGAATATGATGTAGCTCCCATCAAAGCAGCCAACATTCATCGTAGGCAACCTCCCCTA TTCTCCAACCATGTGACCAACCATACAGCCATAGTAACAGCTAAACTAGATGAGAAGACCTACCAG GAGAATGAGAAGGTGAATGATATGGATGATGATAATGTAGATTCAAATATTGGAGTCATTTTGCAGGACATTGTTGAGAATAATATAGAGAAGAAGGATTTGATTGAGAACATTGTTGAAGAGGAGGACATTGAGAAGGATCCGATTGAGAACATTATTGAAGAGGAGGACATTGAGAAGGATCCAATtgagaatatttttgaaaaggaGAACATTGAGAAGGATCCGATTGAGAACATTGTTGAAGAAGAGGACATTGAGAAGGATCCGATTGAGAACGTTGTCGAAGAGGAGGACATTGAGAACGTGAATGAGAATgaagaagtggagaagaaagaagaagtggagtACGTTGAGAAGGTGAATGGGAATgaagaagtggagaagaaaAAAGAAGTGGAGAAGAAAAAAGAAGGATCCGATGAATga